One window of Streptomyces sp. FIT100 genomic DNA carries:
- a CDS encoding CBS domain-containing protein → MTVRMGNALSQAITPMIESDFSQLPVVDHNNVLRGVVTWEGIARAQLGGRTATVANALDPHPETARVEHALFDRMDRIQRSGFTIIVDGENAVIGILTSTDLAGQLKQRIEPFILLEELERRLRRLIRHFSPDELPREIRRTMERGQHLSLGQYVFLAEDAHCWNKLRWPFEQQDISRRLATVRDYRNDLAHWAVDAPAEDAAALAATGGLLKLLKLVDHDPAV, encoded by the coding sequence GTGACGGTCCGGATGGGCAATGCCCTGAGCCAGGCGATCACCCCGATGATCGAGAGCGACTTCTCCCAGCTTCCGGTCGTGGACCACAACAACGTGCTGCGTGGGGTCGTCACCTGGGAGGGAATCGCACGGGCCCAGCTGGGCGGCAGGACTGCCACGGTGGCCAATGCCCTGGATCCGCATCCCGAGACCGCTCGGGTGGAGCATGCTCTCTTCGACCGGATGGACCGCATCCAGCGGAGTGGCTTCACGATCATCGTGGATGGCGAGAACGCGGTGATCGGGATTCTGACCTCGACCGACCTCGCGGGGCAACTGAAGCAGCGCATTGAGCCGTTCATTCTCCTGGAGGAGCTGGAACGGCGGCTGCGCCGCTTGATCAGGCACTTCTCCCCCGACGAGCTGCCGAGGGAGATCCGCAGGACGATGGAGCGCGGTCAGCATCTCAGTCTCGGCCAGTACGTCTTCCTGGCGGAGGACGCCCACTGCTGGAACAAGCTGCGGTGGCCCTTCGAGCAGCAGGACATCAGCCGACGGCTGGCCACCGTGCGGGACTATCGCAATGATCTTGCCCACTGGGCGGTGGACGCGCCTGCCGAGGATGCCGCGGCTCTGGCCGCTACGGGCGGGTTGCTCAAACTCCTGAAGCTCGTGGATCACGACCCGGCCGTCTGA
- a CDS encoding DEAD/DEAH box helicase produces MRPTLAADQVRASLSQYLATTYALADESTRRALEGFLGDAEDGIFRGPYLRVRTPFRSAEGDDWQRHLGWWPRDFTPHRHQERAWERLSTLHGPARPTLVTTGTGSGKTESFLIPILDHCRREREAGREGVKAILLYPMNALATDQAHRIGKRLDDPKDSRLRDAGVRAALYIGDKPSQEFKQANPAIAVDRDEIRRTRPDILITNYKMLDLLLQRPEDQRLWQDSPLAYVVLDEFHTYDGAQGTDVAMLLRRLGSVTGLAEPGRPLGPVCPVATSATLGESGPDDSGSAAARRGEAGRPGMLEVAEQVFGVPFPADAVVGEDRRSVKDFTGESDFSLPFPSPQEVDALGDPTRDPGVMDDHIAAFTGLSGSTPEELGDVLRRHRLTSAVLEILDGTPRTLAEITEVLPRYAYHWGMAVQQRPGLAARALARYLALLSYARDPEHPGRPLLSIEIHHWVRSVSRVLRGISAARAEFRWDDERVTSGGALARAGRTSGAGPSPYDGEGPSVPLDAAWQAPAPADDSAPPPAQVFLPAVFCRECGRSGWAAYSPEVDPAHLDLNATKIRRASVGRDKRRVRNMIAATPREVYEAAFAVGADRRRGGPAVMVLEGMGGRLRPLAPETDFTAAEDGEGPSRPKPLHNAAFVHADLDGDRAAERDQCPACRTFNSIRYLGTGLAALAAAAVTQLFTGGELDKNLGEDKTLLFNDSVQDAAHRAGYVASRSYTFSLRALLASRIGEDEPVTLNDLAADLIADVVDSKAVQAAVIPPDLHLVRGVDTLLSGRSRGSRATWELIAQRLAFATVMEFGLRSRQGRTLELTRTVAADVPLQDPDAVADLVREILLTTPGEIALPDGSAPGPDQYTGFVRGLLERMRIRGAVRHAWLDPWLDQAGVRRWAIWGGRETGMPAFPRGVSAPAFLLGTPKQGSEDFDVLTGRLGWYQDWAVRSLGLRPEAAGVFLTRLLPALADTGVVSARTALDGATRMYGLQPGHIEVRALADDTLPDATAHCPRCFWEQTIHPDLADQWHGQPCPRYRCGGTLGTGRDLDSGLRQRDFTDDFYRRMYREAGVFTINTAEHTGTLSRAKREAVEKAFREGTRVHYANPQVLSCTPTLELGIDIGDLSAVVLASLPKGPANYIQRVGRAGRTTGNAYLLTMVDRGPRDRYYLEEPRLMIAGEVLPPGCYLSAAEILRRQYLAHLLDLAGAGRLTASDGTPLRPLPGRATELFGTSAWQAEFAEAALAAGARFVQGFLDLFPPYDESRGTGVSPKARAALVTYATDPGEDGLGAALDTARRRWEDRRADLQRRTEAIDQAHGLLVAGDPDHERQGRELRAERRDVARVAKEISRTTAHAALVDLGLLPNYSLIDSTTELEATLTWTEKTADEARTNHSKTLRHSRPARLALSEFAPGNHYYVQGYKHRVTGLDIGSPGRPAWLWWRVCPDCGHVRTHRAEQDASPCPRCRSAAIGDIGCLHKVLVPRRVTSRDERDDVRVRDDSDERERRYYTVVPAVDIDAHDIEQAWKHEHATFGWEFTRQARIRHINVGATRVDGGTDSTFAGQEVRLNPFWVCDACGFADPDGGPAAHDASDATAHARYHRPWCPRRRAGADVARRGERVLLAHELHTDALRILIPAVTAHTKERLASFKALLLAGIARSYGGDPDHLAVVTDSMPEESGESPLRRHFLVLYDTLPGGTGYLHRLAGRDGLRGVLEDARQVIETCVCAGQGRPACHRCLLRHVTDGEYELVSREHALDMLGELFGRTADRWSTEPVATTRDITLVHQVESELEALFRRGLLEWADRVDDVSVRTALTADGTRDTNLRFTAPDGTVRGWQMETQTPLGFTRPDVVFRSTDDDRKVAVYLDGYRYHASSAHLTAEEDAAKRTRLRADGWQVFQLTWDDVQAWTGRSVPHADPVWKPYPNTAQKTAMDVHRRMHAGDTRDLTRLVWANPVETLIGYLTDPDPGAWRRRVQSALAGFAAVSATSRALADGAETGRRISEALHGRRLAGGQGAVQVMATRDASGCPLTITLDLRRGQSGAVWTALTVLDDSPDTVASDETAHRRRWQAWLYWSNLIQFLDAGEGDGVQLTTGMLPGFDPAELAVTGGAGWLTSQRRAHTPAPEAPEPAVDRQGLEAAALVRDPGWDEVVEFLVDDPGLDALAGALANRGVPAPEAGYELGAAAWPAELAWPERRVGVVLAHRPDPGSSRDIDAEQRDAAYRDAGWQVRTATAWNADELAALVRGDADGTTNDHGENER; encoded by the coding sequence GTGCGTCCCACCCTCGCCGCCGACCAGGTACGGGCCAGTCTGAGCCAGTACCTCGCGACGACGTACGCGCTGGCCGACGAGTCCACCCGCCGTGCTCTGGAGGGCTTCCTCGGCGACGCCGAGGACGGCATCTTCCGCGGCCCCTACCTCCGCGTCCGCACCCCCTTCCGGAGCGCCGAGGGCGACGACTGGCAGCGGCACCTCGGCTGGTGGCCCCGCGACTTCACCCCGCACCGGCACCAGGAGCGCGCCTGGGAGCGCCTGTCCACCCTGCACGGTCCGGCGCGGCCCACCCTCGTCACCACCGGCACCGGCTCGGGCAAGACCGAGTCGTTCCTGATCCCGATCCTCGACCACTGCCGCCGCGAGCGCGAGGCCGGCCGGGAGGGCGTCAAGGCGATCCTGCTCTACCCCATGAACGCCCTCGCCACCGACCAGGCCCACCGGATCGGCAAGCGCCTCGACGACCCGAAGGACAGCCGGCTGCGCGACGCGGGCGTGCGGGCCGCGCTCTACATCGGTGACAAGCCGTCGCAGGAGTTCAAGCAGGCCAACCCCGCGATCGCCGTCGACCGGGACGAGATCCGCCGCACCCGGCCCGACATCCTGATCACCAACTACAAGATGCTCGACCTGCTCCTCCAGCGGCCCGAGGACCAGCGGCTGTGGCAGGATTCCCCGCTCGCCTACGTCGTGCTCGACGAGTTCCACACCTACGACGGAGCCCAGGGCACCGACGTCGCCATGCTGCTGCGGCGCCTCGGCTCGGTCACCGGCCTGGCCGAACCCGGCCGGCCCCTGGGACCGGTCTGCCCCGTCGCCACCTCCGCCACCCTCGGGGAGAGCGGTCCCGACGACAGTGGTTCGGCGGCGGCCAGGCGGGGCGAGGCCGGGCGGCCCGGCATGCTGGAGGTCGCCGAGCAGGTCTTCGGCGTCCCTTTCCCGGCCGACGCGGTCGTCGGCGAGGACCGCCGCTCGGTGAAGGACTTCACCGGCGAGAGCGACTTCTCCCTGCCGTTCCCCTCGCCCCAGGAGGTCGACGCCCTCGGCGACCCCACCCGCGACCCGGGCGTCATGGACGACCACATCGCGGCTTTCACCGGCCTGAGCGGATCCACCCCCGAGGAGCTCGGGGACGTCCTGCGCCGGCACCGGCTCACCTCCGCCGTCCTGGAGATCCTCGACGGCACCCCCAGGACCCTCGCCGAGATCACCGAGGTGTTGCCCCGCTATGCCTACCACTGGGGCATGGCCGTACAGCAGCGGCCGGGCCTCGCCGCCCGGGCTCTCGCCCGCTACCTCGCCCTCCTGTCGTACGCCCGCGATCCGGAGCACCCCGGGCGGCCTTTGCTGTCCATCGAGATCCACCACTGGGTGCGCTCGGTCTCCCGTGTGCTGCGCGGCATCAGCGCGGCACGCGCCGAGTTCCGCTGGGACGACGAACGGGTGACGTCCGGCGGCGCGCTGGCCCGTGCGGGCCGGACCTCCGGTGCCGGGCCGTCGCCGTACGACGGGGAGGGCCCGTCCGTGCCGCTCGACGCCGCCTGGCAGGCTCCCGCCCCGGCCGACGACAGCGCGCCGCCGCCCGCCCAGGTCTTCCTGCCCGCCGTGTTCTGCCGCGAATGCGGACGTTCCGGCTGGGCCGCGTACTCGCCGGAGGTCGACCCCGCCCACCTCGACCTGAACGCCACGAAGATTCGCCGAGCCTCCGTCGGCCGCGACAAGCGCCGGGTGCGCAACATGATCGCTGCCACCCCCCGGGAGGTGTACGAGGCCGCCTTCGCCGTCGGCGCGGACCGTCGGCGCGGCGGACCCGCCGTCATGGTTCTGGAGGGCATGGGAGGACGGCTCCGGCCGCTGGCGCCCGAGACCGACTTCACCGCCGCCGAGGACGGCGAGGGACCGAGCAGGCCCAAGCCCCTGCACAACGCCGCCTTCGTCCACGCCGACCTCGACGGCGACCGGGCGGCCGAACGCGACCAGTGCCCGGCCTGCCGCACCTTCAACTCCATCCGCTACCTCGGTACCGGCCTCGCCGCGCTCGCCGCCGCCGCCGTCACCCAGCTCTTCACCGGCGGCGAACTGGACAAGAACCTGGGAGAGGACAAGACCCTCCTCTTCAACGACTCCGTCCAGGACGCCGCCCACCGCGCCGGATACGTCGCCAGCCGCTCGTACACCTTCTCCCTGCGCGCCCTGCTCGCCAGCCGTATCGGCGAGGACGAGCCGGTCACCCTGAACGACCTCGCCGCCGACCTCATCGCGGACGTCGTCGACAGCAAGGCTGTGCAGGCCGCCGTCATCCCGCCGGACCTCCACCTCGTCCGGGGTGTGGACACGCTGCTCTCCGGACGCAGCCGCGGCTCCCGCGCCACCTGGGAACTGATCGCGCAGCGGCTGGCGTTCGCCACCGTCATGGAGTTCGGCCTCCGCTCCCGGCAGGGCCGCACCCTGGAACTGACCCGCACCGTCGCCGCCGACGTGCCCCTCCAGGACCCCGACGCCGTGGCCGACCTCGTACGGGAGATCCTCCTCACCACCCCCGGAGAGATCGCGCTGCCCGACGGCTCGGCGCCCGGACCCGACCAATACACCGGCTTCGTTCGCGGGCTGCTGGAGCGGATGCGGATTCGCGGAGCCGTCCGCCACGCCTGGCTGGACCCCTGGCTGGACCAGGCCGGAGTGCGCCGGTGGGCGATCTGGGGCGGACGCGAGACCGGCATGCCGGCCTTCCCTCGCGGTGTCTCCGCTCCCGCCTTCCTGCTCGGCACCCCCAAGCAGGGCAGCGAGGACTTCGACGTCCTCACCGGCCGGCTCGGCTGGTACCAGGACTGGGCCGTACGCTCCCTCGGACTGCGCCCCGAGGCGGCCGGTGTCTTCCTGACCCGGCTGCTGCCCGCGCTCGCCGACACGGGTGTCGTATCCGCCCGAACGGCACTCGACGGCGCCACCCGCATGTACGGACTCCAGCCCGGCCACATCGAGGTCCGCGCCCTCGCCGACGACACACTGCCCGACGCCACCGCGCACTGCCCCCGGTGCTTCTGGGAACAGACCATCCACCCCGACCTCGCCGACCAGTGGCACGGGCAGCCGTGCCCCCGCTACCGGTGCGGCGGCACCCTCGGCACCGGCCGCGACCTCGACAGCGGACTGCGACAGCGGGACTTCACGGACGACTTCTACCGCCGCATGTACCGCGAGGCCGGCGTCTTCACCATCAATACGGCTGAGCACACCGGCACCCTCAGCCGCGCCAAGCGGGAGGCGGTGGAGAAGGCGTTCCGTGAGGGCACCCGTGTCCACTACGCCAACCCGCAGGTGCTGTCCTGCACCCCCACCCTCGAACTCGGCATCGACATCGGCGACCTGTCGGCTGTCGTCCTCGCCTCGCTGCCAAAGGGACCGGCCAACTACATCCAGCGGGTGGGCCGAGCGGGGCGCACCACCGGCAACGCCTACCTGCTCACCATGGTCGACCGCGGCCCCCGGGACCGCTACTACCTCGAAGAGCCCCGGCTCATGATCGCCGGAGAGGTCCTGCCGCCCGGCTGCTACCTGTCCGCCGCCGAGATCCTGCGCCGCCAGTACCTGGCCCACCTCCTCGACCTCGCCGGCGCCGGACGGCTGACCGCTTCCGACGGGACACCCCTGCGGCCCCTGCCCGGACGTGCCACCGAACTCTTCGGTACCTCGGCCTGGCAGGCCGAGTTCGCCGAAGCCGCGCTCGCCGCCGGTGCACGGTTCGTGCAGGGCTTCCTGGACCTGTTCCCGCCCTACGACGAGAGCCGAGGCACCGGAGTCAGCCCCAAGGCCCGTGCCGCCCTCGTCACGTACGCGACCGACCCTGGCGAGGACGGACTCGGCGCCGCCCTCGACACGGCACGCCGACGCTGGGAGGACCGACGCGCCGACCTCCAGCGCCGGACCGAGGCCATCGACCAGGCCCACGGCCTGCTCGTCGCCGGCGACCCTGACCACGAGCGGCAGGGACGTGAACTGCGGGCCGAGCGCCGGGACGTGGCACGTGTCGCGAAGGAGATCAGCCGCACCACCGCCCACGCGGCCCTGGTCGACCTCGGCCTGCTGCCGAACTACAGCCTGATCGACTCGACCACCGAGCTCGAGGCCACGCTCACCTGGACGGAGAAGACAGCCGACGAGGCCCGCACCAACCACAGCAAGACCCTGCGCCACAGCCGCCCCGCCCGCCTCGCCCTCTCCGAGTTCGCCCCCGGCAACCACTACTACGTCCAGGGATACAAGCACCGCGTCACCGGCCTCGACATCGGCAGCCCCGGACGTCCGGCCTGGCTCTGGTGGCGCGTCTGCCCCGACTGCGGCCACGTCCGCACCCACCGCGCCGAACAGGACGCCTCCCCGTGCCCCCGCTGCCGGTCCGCAGCCATCGGCGACATCGGCTGCCTGCACAAGGTCCTCGTACCGCGCCGCGTCACCTCCCGCGACGAACGCGACGACGTCCGCGTACGCGACGACAGTGACGAGCGCGAGAGGCGGTACTACACCGTCGTCCCGGCCGTGGACATCGACGCGCACGACATCGAACAGGCCTGGAAGCACGAACACGCCACCTTCGGATGGGAGTTCACCCGCCAGGCGCGGATCCGGCACATCAATGTCGGAGCCACCCGGGTCGACGGCGGCACCGACTCGACCTTCGCCGGGCAGGAGGTCCGTCTCAACCCGTTCTGGGTCTGCGACGCGTGCGGCTTCGCCGACCCGGACGGCGGCCCCGCCGCCCACGACGCCTCCGACGCGACGGCCCATGCCCGATACCACCGGCCCTGGTGCCCCCGGCGGCGAGCAGGAGCCGACGTCGCACGGCGAGGAGAGCGGGTGCTGCTCGCCCACGAGCTGCACACCGACGCCCTGCGCATCCTCATCCCCGCCGTCACCGCCCACACCAAGGAACGGCTCGCGTCCTTCAAGGCGCTGCTGCTGGCCGGAATCGCCCGCAGCTACGGCGGCGACCCCGACCACCTGGCGGTCGTCACCGACTCCATGCCCGAGGAAAGCGGCGAGAGCCCGCTCCGCCGCCACTTCCTCGTCCTGTACGACACGCTGCCCGGTGGCACCGGGTACCTGCATCGCCTCGCCGGCCGTGACGGTCTGCGGGGCGTCCTGGAGGACGCACGGCAGGTGATCGAGACCTGTGTGTGCGCGGGCCAGGGGCGGCCGGCCTGCCACCGCTGTCTGCTCCGCCACGTCACCGACGGCGAGTACGAGCTCGTGAGCCGAGAGCACGCCCTCGACATGCTCGGCGAGCTGTTCGGCCGCACGGCGGACCGCTGGAGCACCGAACCGGTGGCCACCACCCGGGACATCACCCTCGTGCACCAGGTGGAGAGCGAACTGGAGGCCCTCTTCCGGCGCGGGCTGCTGGAATGGGCCGACCGCGTGGACGACGTCAGTGTGCGCACCGCGCTCACCGCCGACGGCACCCGGGACACCAACCTGCGCTTCACCGCACCCGACGGGACCGTCCGCGGCTGGCAGATGGAGACCCAGACCCCGCTGGGCTTCACCCGCCCGGACGTGGTCTTCCGCAGCACCGACGACGACCGCAAGGTGGCCGTCTATCTCGACGGCTACCGCTACCACGCGAGCTCCGCTCACCTCACCGCCGAGGAGGACGCGGCGAAGCGCACCCGGCTGCGCGCCGACGGGTGGCAGGTCTTCCAGCTCACCTGGGACGACGTACAGGCCTGGACGGGACGTTCCGTGCCGCACGCCGACCCGGTGTGGAAGCCGTACCCGAACACCGCGCAGAAGACCGCCATGGACGTCCACCGGCGCATGCACGCGGGTGACACCCGCGACCTGACGCGCCTGGTGTGGGCCAACCCGGTCGAGACGCTGATCGGATACCTCACCGATCCGGATCCGGGCGCCTGGCGGCGCCGCGTCCAGAGCGCCCTCGCCGGCTTCGCGGCCGTCTCGGCGACCAGCCGGGCGCTCGCCGACGGCGCGGAGACCGGGCGCAGGATCAGCGAGGCGCTGCACGGGCGACGGCTGGCGGGAGGGCAGGGAGCCGTCCAGGTCATGGCGACCCGGGACGCCTCGGGATGCCCGCTCACCATCACGCTCGATCTGCGCAGGGGGCAGAGCGGAGCGGTCTGGACGGCTCTGACCGTCCTCGACGACAGCCCCGACACGGTCGCGTCCGACGAGACCGCCCATCGCAGGCGCTGGCAGGCGTGGCTCTACTGGAGCAACCTGATCCAGTTCCTCGACGCGGGGGAGGGGGACGGGGTCCAGCTCACGACCGGCATGCTCCCCGGATTCGACCCGGCCGAACTGGCGGTCACCGGCGGAGCCGGATGGCTCACCTCCCAGCGGCGCGCGCACACGCCGGCACCGGAGGCCCCCGAGCCGGCTGTGGACCGGCAGGGGCTTGAGGCCGCCGCGCTCGTCCGTGATCCCGGCTGGGACGAGGTCGTCGAGTTCCTCGTCGACGATCCGGGGCTTGACGCGCTCGCCGGTGCGCTGGCGAACCGGGGCGTCCCCGCTCCCGAGGCCGGCTACGAGCTGGGAGCGGCCGCCTGGCCCGCCGAACTCGCCTGGCCCGAAAGGCGTGTGGGCGTCGTCCTCGCCCACCGCCCTGACCCGGGGAGCAGCCGGGACATCGATGCGGAACAACGGGACGCGGCCTACCGCGACGCGGGCTGGCAGGTCCGCACAGCCACGGCATGGAACGCCGACGAACTCGCCGCGCTGGTGCGAGGCGACGCGGACGGAACCACGAACGACCACGGGGAGAACGAGCGATGA
- a CDS encoding UvrD-helicase domain-containing protein — protein sequence MTVTSTPRTGVTLRLLDKADKEIVKLDRAVLGAFYKFQHDFRRNPDTGGFDLKPLEGHDRLWSARVNREWRALMIRLGGDDWLLVSVKHRGHVHKNLDRFNYGINHITGAIEYVDLQVVEESLLRRGLTPPAAPAPVSPPPSAPAPEPVGSQRPEEPLFGAYSDRQLADLGVTEPLIPIVRKITTDDELLGLAEYAPRHTGEVLLRLHDGVPYEEVMEQVTAPVSVAEPERNLDSDDWQAAVDRSQTVVITDDESLQSILEEGDFGRWKIFLHPTQEKLVHRRYSGPARVGGGPGTGKTIVALHRVCHLVSQLPPGHTKPVLLTTFNRNLAADLRARLLSLGGPDVLARVDIAHVDQLATRIVSEADPGNAKRRIDDTSALREWRELLVETGETRWNAEFLSDEWNQVILGQAVSSRSDYFTARRAGRGRSVTRAERAGIWQLAERFTQRLETKGLETHRQVAERAARLEMARKARIDRRAEQREERNGLHNLHFEAGSGAWLRYRYRHIVVDEAQDLSAAHWKMLRAMVPSEPDDIFLVGDTHQRIYDNQVTLGSLGVHIRGRSSRLTLSYRTTREILRDAIRVLGDADYDDLDGDTDTLAGYRSVLHGTEPSFRGARSWDEEMDLVVEQLRAWHDVPREATAICVPTNDMVTQLADRLARSGITPSEITQHGPRGDQGVHIGTMYRFKGLEYRCLIIAGAAEGLVPRASVDAWEHTDPSRHRRELHRARSLLFVAATRARDALAITWHGEPSRFLAPLLPPR from the coding sequence ATGACGGTCACCAGCACGCCACGGACGGGCGTGACCCTGCGCCTGCTCGACAAGGCGGACAAGGAGATCGTCAAGCTGGACCGCGCGGTCCTGGGGGCGTTCTACAAGTTCCAGCACGACTTCCGCCGCAATCCCGACACCGGCGGCTTCGACCTCAAACCGCTGGAAGGTCACGACCGCCTCTGGTCGGCGCGCGTCAACCGGGAGTGGCGGGCGCTGATGATCCGCCTCGGCGGTGACGACTGGCTGCTCGTCTCGGTCAAGCACCGCGGGCATGTCCACAAGAACCTGGACCGGTTCAACTACGGCATCAACCACATCACCGGCGCCATCGAGTACGTCGACCTCCAGGTCGTCGAGGAGAGCCTGCTGCGTCGTGGCCTCACACCGCCCGCCGCGCCCGCGCCCGTGTCGCCGCCGCCCTCCGCTCCCGCCCCCGAGCCGGTCGGATCGCAGCGGCCCGAGGAGCCGCTCTTCGGCGCCTATTCGGACCGGCAGCTCGCGGATCTCGGTGTCACCGAGCCACTCATCCCCATCGTCCGGAAGATCACCACGGACGACGAACTGCTCGGCCTCGCCGAGTACGCGCCCCGCCACACCGGGGAGGTCCTCCTCCGGCTGCACGACGGCGTCCCGTACGAAGAGGTCATGGAGCAGGTGACCGCGCCCGTCTCGGTGGCCGAGCCCGAGCGGAACCTCGACTCCGACGACTGGCAGGCGGCCGTCGACCGCTCCCAGACCGTGGTGATCACCGATGACGAATCCCTGCAGAGCATCCTGGAGGAGGGCGACTTCGGCCGCTGGAAGATCTTCCTCCACCCCACCCAGGAGAAGCTCGTCCACCGGCGGTACTCCGGCCCCGCCAGGGTCGGCGGCGGGCCGGGAACCGGCAAGACCATCGTCGCCCTCCACCGCGTCTGCCATCTGGTGAGCCAACTCCCCCCCGGCCACACCAAGCCCGTACTCCTCACCACCTTCAACCGGAACCTCGCCGCGGACCTGCGGGCCCGGCTGCTCTCCCTCGGCGGACCCGACGTCCTGGCGCGCGTCGACATCGCCCATGTCGACCAGCTCGCCACCCGCATCGTCAGCGAAGCCGACCCGGGCAACGCGAAGCGGCGGATCGACGACACGTCGGCCCTCCGCGAGTGGCGAGAACTGCTGGTGGAGACCGGGGAGACTCGCTGGAACGCCGAGTTCCTCAGTGACGAGTGGAACCAGGTCATCCTCGGCCAGGCCGTGTCTTCCCGGAGCGACTACTTCACCGCTCGCCGAGCGGGGCGGGGCCGCAGCGTCACCCGCGCCGAACGTGCCGGCATCTGGCAGCTGGCCGAGCGCTTCACCCAACGGCTTGAGACCAAGGGTCTGGAGACCCACCGTCAGGTCGCCGAACGGGCCGCACGCCTGGAGATGGCCCGCAAGGCCCGCATCGACCGACGCGCCGAGCAACGCGAGGAGCGGAACGGCCTGCACAATCTTCACTTCGAGGCCGGCTCCGGTGCCTGGCTGCGCTACCGGTACCGGCACATCGTGGTCGACGAAGCGCAGGACCTCAGCGCCGCCCACTGGAAGATGCTGCGCGCCATGGTGCCGTCCGAGCCCGACGACATCTTCCTCGTCGGCGACACCCACCAGCGGATCTACGACAACCAGGTCACCCTCGGCAGCCTCGGCGTCCACATCCGCGGCAGGTCCTCCCGGCTGACCCTCAGCTACCGCACGACCCGGGAGATCCTCCGCGACGCCATCCGAGTCCTGGGCGACGCCGACTACGACGACCTCGACGGCGACACCGACACGCTTGCCGGCTACCGCTCGGTCCTCCACGGCACGGAACCGTCGTTCCGCGGCGCACGGAGCTGGGACGAGGAGATGGACCTTGTCGTGGAGCAGTTGCGGGCCTGGCACGACGTGCCCCGGGAAGCCACGGCGATCTGCGTCCCGACCAACGACATGGTCACCCAGCTGGCCGACCGCCTAGCGCGAAGCGGCATCACGCCATCGGAGATCACGCAGCACGGGCCGCGCGGCGACCAGGGCGTCCACATCGGCACCATGTACCGCTTCAAAGGACTGGAGTACCGCTGCCTGATCATCGCCGGAGCTGCCGAGGGGCTCGTCCCCCGAGCCTCCGTCGACGCCTGGGAACACACGGATCCGAGCCGCCACCGGCGAGAACTGCACCGAGCACGCTCGCTGCTCTTCGTCGCGGCGACCCGTGCCCGCGACGCGCTCGCCATCACCTGGCACGGCGAACCGAGCCGCTTCCTCGCACCTCTTCTCCCACCGAGGTGA